A window of Amycolatopsis australiensis contains these coding sequences:
- a CDS encoding DUF3618 domain-containing protein, with the protein MARDPETIEREIEQARTALAATLDQLTVKADPKKLADAAKDGVRAKLDNPKVKYPLIGAGVLVLVLLVRKLLK; encoded by the coding sequence GTGGCGCGCGACCCGGAGACGATCGAGCGGGAGATCGAGCAGGCGAGGACCGCTCTGGCGGCGACGCTCGACCAGCTGACCGTCAAGGCCGACCCGAAGAAGCTCGCGGACGCGGCGAAGGACGGCGTGCGCGCCAAGCTGGACAACCCGAAGGTCAAGTACCCGCTGATCGGCGCGGGCGTGCTCGTGCTCGTCCTGCTGGTGCGCAAGCTGCTCAAGTAG
- a CDS encoding TetR/AcrR family transcriptional regulator: MTTAKRKRMPRADRMRQMIEVAEQVFSARGYAAASMDEIAELVGVSKPMLYEYFNSKEGLLLACIRESRAVLREVTEQATVGAATAEEALRRGLLAFFVFIRERRDAWSLLRHEMALIGTPAAEEVEETRRQQTDLIAALMAGYFDSGDDLRAEAAAEFVVGACERLAIWCERHDQVSPETATEYAMDVLWSGLRHRAR; encoded by the coding sequence GTGACCACCGCGAAGCGCAAGCGCATGCCCCGGGCCGACCGGATGCGGCAGATGATCGAGGTCGCCGAACAGGTCTTCTCGGCGCGCGGCTACGCGGCGGCGTCCATGGACGAGATCGCCGAGCTGGTGGGCGTCTCGAAGCCGATGCTCTACGAGTACTTCAACTCGAAGGAAGGCCTGCTCCTGGCGTGCATCCGGGAGTCGCGCGCGGTGCTGCGCGAGGTCACCGAGCAGGCGACCGTCGGCGCGGCCACCGCAGAGGAAGCGCTGCGCCGCGGCCTGCTGGCGTTCTTCGTCTTCATCCGGGAGCGGCGTGACGCGTGGTCGCTGCTGCGGCACGAGATGGCGCTGATCGGGACGCCGGCCGCCGAGGAGGTCGAGGAGACCCGGCGCCAGCAGACCGACCTCATCGCCGCGCTGATGGCCGGCTACTTCGACAGCGGTGACGACCTGCGAGCCGAAGCCGCTGCGGAATTCGTGGTCGGCGCGTGCGAACGCCTCGCGATCTGGTGTGAGCGACACGACCAAGTGAGCCCCGAGACGGCCACCGAATACGCCATGGACGTGCTGTGGAGCGGCCTGCGGCACCGTGCACGGTAG
- a CDS encoding flavin-containing monooxygenase, with product MGNRTETGVVIVGTGFSGLGMAIQLRKEGRDDFVILEKAHDVGGTWRDNSYPGCACDIPSHMYSFSFEQNPDWSRAYSPQPEIWRYMREVADKYDLRRFIRFGQEMTGARWDADENRWHVATRGGDEFAGHALVAGVGALHLPMIPDLPGIDEFAGPAFHSAQWRHDVDLTGKKVAVIGTGASAIQFVPKIAPDVEELTLFQRTPPWVMPKADHEMSGRTRALFRAFPLAQRAYRDLLYWLLEARAIGFNGQSWVMKLGQRLAKRNIDRAIKDPALRRKVTPDYTMGCKRVLISNDYYPALARDNVEVVTDGVREVREHSVVDAAGVEHEADVIIYGTGFHVTDAFDELEIVGRDGRNLAKEWATEGMRTHLGITVAGFPNLFFLLGPNTGLGHNSVVFMIEAQISYVAEALRLARGKAIEPKPEVQERFNTEIQRKLAKGIWTRGGCKSWYLDAKGVNRTIWPGFTWRYWLDTRRVRREDFRIG from the coding sequence ATGGGCAACCGCACGGAGACCGGGGTCGTCATCGTCGGGACCGGGTTCTCCGGTCTCGGCATGGCGATCCAGCTGCGCAAGGAGGGACGGGACGACTTCGTCATCCTCGAAAAGGCGCACGACGTCGGCGGGACCTGGCGGGACAACAGCTACCCCGGGTGCGCGTGCGACATCCCGTCCCACATGTACTCGTTCTCCTTCGAGCAGAACCCGGACTGGTCGCGGGCCTACTCGCCGCAGCCGGAGATCTGGCGGTACATGCGGGAGGTCGCCGACAAGTACGACCTGCGCCGCTTCATCCGCTTCGGCCAGGAGATGACCGGCGCCCGCTGGGACGCCGACGAGAACCGCTGGCACGTCGCCACGAGGGGCGGCGACGAGTTCGCGGGCCACGCGCTGGTCGCCGGCGTCGGCGCGCTGCACCTGCCGATGATCCCGGACCTGCCGGGGATCGACGAGTTCGCGGGGCCGGCCTTCCACTCCGCGCAGTGGCGCCACGACGTCGACCTGACGGGCAAGAAGGTCGCCGTCATCGGCACCGGCGCCAGCGCGATCCAGTTCGTGCCGAAGATCGCCCCGGACGTCGAGGAACTGACGCTGTTCCAGCGCACGCCGCCGTGGGTCATGCCGAAGGCCGACCACGAGATGTCCGGGCGGACCCGGGCGCTGTTCCGGGCGTTCCCGCTCGCCCAGCGCGCGTACCGCGACCTGCTGTACTGGCTGCTCGAAGCGCGCGCGATCGGCTTCAACGGCCAGTCGTGGGTGATGAAGCTCGGGCAGCGGCTCGCCAAGCGCAACATCGACCGGGCGATCAAGGACCCGGCACTGCGCCGCAAGGTCACCCCGGACTACACGATGGGCTGCAAGCGCGTGCTCATCTCCAACGACTACTACCCGGCGCTGGCGCGGGACAACGTCGAGGTCGTCACGGACGGCGTGCGGGAGGTCCGGGAGCACAGCGTCGTCGACGCCGCCGGCGTCGAGCACGAGGCCGACGTCATCATCTACGGCACCGGCTTCCACGTCACCGACGCGTTCGACGAGCTGGAGATCGTCGGCCGCGACGGGCGCAACCTCGCCAAGGAGTGGGCGACCGAGGGCATGCGGACGCACCTCGGGATCACCGTGGCGGGCTTCCCGAACCTGTTCTTCCTGCTCGGGCCCAACACCGGCCTCGGGCACAACTCCGTCGTGTTCATGATCGAAGCCCAGATTTCCTACGTCGCCGAAGCGCTGCGGCTGGCCCGCGGGAAGGCCATCGAGCCGAAGCCCGAGGTGCAGGAGCGGTTCAACACCGAGATCCAGCGGAAGCTGGCCAAGGGCATCTGGACGCGCGGCGGCTGCAAGAGCTGGTACCTGGACGCGAAGGGCGTCAACCGCACGATCTGGCCGGGCTTCACCTGGCGCTACTGGCTGGACACGCGCAGGGTGCGGCGCGAGGACTTCCGGATCGGCTGA
- a CDS encoding helix-turn-helix domain-containing protein yields MLIDAEEYQRILGDELRKLRRSRGWTRKELNQHLQSEISLQTLATYELGTRQCSVVRLVELCVAMDELPQDLLAKVHRRVFVDEPGRVRVDLRKVVADASADLLPLRRWAEDRLRQAGEHGGEVALDLPALERMAELCGLPTVDLIARLRRYASR; encoded by the coding sequence GTGCTGATCGACGCTGAGGAGTACCAGCGGATACTCGGAGATGAGCTCCGCAAGCTCCGGCGCAGCCGAGGGTGGACGCGCAAGGAGCTGAACCAGCACCTGCAGAGCGAGATCTCGCTGCAGACGCTGGCCACCTACGAACTGGGCACGAGACAGTGCTCCGTGGTCCGCCTGGTCGAGCTGTGCGTCGCGATGGACGAGCTGCCCCAGGACCTGCTGGCCAAGGTGCACCGCCGGGTGTTCGTCGACGAGCCCGGCCGGGTCCGCGTCGACCTGCGCAAGGTCGTCGCCGACGCCTCCGCCGACCTGCTCCCGCTGCGCCGCTGGGCCGAGGACCGGCTGCGCCAGGCCGGTGAGCACGGCGGCGAGGTCGCCCTCGACCTGCCGGCGCTGGAGCGGATGGCCGAGCTGTGCGGGCTGCCGACCGTCGACCTGATCGCCCGCCTCCGCCGCTACGCCTCCCGCTGA
- a CDS encoding LCP family protein: MDHPPRNGQGGRRPARPWQDEPGRRTPPPRRPAPRREPADARRGGPPPRRPQPRPAQRARRNSFRGAKIALAVVSLLVMGLTGYAWAAMQGLVNGLNYANVISEGGGGDKPADGARDILLVGLDSRTDAQGNPLPREVLDELRAGDSDGELNTDSLIFVHIPNDGSKAVAISLPRDTYVDIPGGYGKHKINSAYARAMLQARKDLQKQGVTDPKELDVKANQAGAQELIKTVEKLTGSTIDNYAAVNLLGFSDITKAIGGVDVCLKNDVKDEYSGANFTKGQHTISGVEALEFVRQRHGLPNGDLDRVVRQQVFMAGMARKVLSAGTLTNPTKLSDLIDAIKKSVVLNQNWDIFGFAQQMKGLTGGQLEFRTIPVKNVEYKTPEDGVAIQVDPAEVKQFVQGVAGPQPGATSPPPAQQADPANKGTTVDVRNASGKTGLAATVAKTLEGKGFTPGDTANATARKTTVIWVPKGGKDKGQAVADALGGSPTIQEDKSVQAGHVMVFLGADYQGTSANAGSGGAATSPASQAAAPPPPEDDKPITAEGVPCVN; this comes from the coding sequence GTGGACCACCCGCCTCGGAACGGGCAAGGCGGCCGCCGCCCCGCCCGGCCCTGGCAGGACGAGCCAGGCCGGCGCACCCCACCGCCTCGCCGCCCGGCACCGCGCCGCGAACCCGCGGACGCGCGCCGCGGCGGCCCGCCGCCCCGCCGTCCCCAGCCGCGGCCGGCCCAGCGGGCGCGCCGCAACTCCTTCCGCGGCGCGAAGATCGCCCTCGCCGTGGTGTCGCTGCTGGTGATGGGCCTGACCGGGTACGCGTGGGCGGCCATGCAGGGCCTGGTCAACGGGCTGAACTACGCGAACGTGATCAGCGAAGGCGGCGGGGGCGACAAGCCGGCCGACGGCGCCCGCGACATCCTCCTCGTCGGCCTCGACAGCCGCACCGACGCCCAGGGCAACCCGCTGCCGCGCGAAGTGCTCGACGAGCTGCGCGCCGGCGACTCCGACGGCGAGCTGAACACCGACTCGCTGATCTTCGTGCACATCCCGAACGACGGCAGCAAGGCCGTCGCGATCTCGCTGCCCCGCGACACCTACGTCGACATCCCCGGCGGCTACGGCAAGCACAAGATCAACTCCGCGTACGCGCGGGCGATGCTGCAGGCCCGCAAGGACCTGCAGAAGCAGGGCGTCACCGACCCGAAGGAACTCGACGTCAAGGCCAACCAGGCCGGCGCGCAGGAGCTGATCAAGACCGTCGAGAAGCTCACCGGGTCCACCATCGACAACTACGCCGCGGTCAACCTGCTCGGCTTCAGCGACATCACGAAGGCCATCGGCGGCGTCGACGTCTGCCTGAAGAACGACGTCAAGGACGAGTACTCCGGGGCGAACTTCACCAAGGGCCAGCACACGATCTCCGGGGTCGAGGCACTCGAGTTCGTCCGGCAGCGCCACGGCCTGCCCAACGGCGACCTCGACCGCGTCGTCCGCCAGCAGGTGTTCATGGCCGGCATGGCCCGCAAGGTGCTCTCGGCGGGCACGCTCACCAACCCGACCAAGCTCAGCGACCTGATCGACGCCATCAAGAAGTCGGTCGTGCTCAACCAGAACTGGGACATCTTCGGCTTCGCCCAGCAGATGAAGGGGCTGACCGGCGGCCAGCTCGAGTTCCGCACCATCCCGGTGAAGAACGTCGAGTACAAGACACCCGAGGACGGCGTCGCCATCCAGGTCGACCCGGCCGAGGTGAAGCAGTTCGTGCAGGGCGTCGCCGGGCCGCAGCCGGGCGCGACGTCCCCGCCCCCCGCCCAGCAGGCCGACCCGGCCAACAAGGGGACGACGGTCGACGTCCGCAACGCCTCCGGCAAGACGGGGCTGGCCGCGACCGTCGCCAAGACCCTGGAAGGCAAGGGTTTCACCCCGGGCGACACGGCGAACGCGACCGCGCGCAAGACGACGGTGATCTGGGTGCCGAAGGGCGGCAAGGACAAGGGCCAGGCCGTCGCCGACGCCCTCGGCGGCTCGCCCACCATCCAGGAGGACAAGAGCGTCCAGGCGGGCCACGTGATGGTCTTCCTCGGCGCCGACTACCAGGGCACGAGCGCCAACGCGGGCTCCGGTGGCGCCGCCACGAGCCCGGCGTCGCAGGCCGCCGCGCCGCCACCGCCCGAGGACGACAAGCCGATCACCGCCGAAGGCGTCCCCTGCGTCAACTGA
- a CDS encoding phospholipase A2 — protein MPAPLEPSRVRRPWSTSGWLLLVLLVVFAFGLIASRPPSPPDQGPPTGDVLAAQNAIEALVHPGPHPDALALLPKDFTALSGVAPGALPARDGTVRAVHVDGGCSTPWGDDNTKWDYAVPCKAHDLGYDLLRYADRKGHPLGPEIREALDDRLSYDMHHACDLNPMNSAGTCRVVASLYSAGLVVNSWHQRWGPPVGDPIGGMVAGVLVIGALLVFRLRGWLRARREPRPPSPAVVPAEVSRWALLGAGGVVLLLLGESVTALAHWAGAPETALWPLTWLAQLAPLIFFAGGHANAAGWRAEQDAGGGYRHFLAERASPLLRPALIFAVVALLTPLALELLGIPAGTTATVMRIALHPLWLLGVYLLTIVCAPPLLALHRRAPVAAAAGLLALVVAGEAAAGATGSPLPRYAATFALALLAQQLAFAHAAGVRPSRRLFAFAAAAGVAGLAVASVLRGGPPVLLGSPGAPAALSAPVWGVLLLGLAELGVLGLLARPLGRLGDRRRVAAACRFVLRAPMSLYLAFLAGMLLLVAVVHIPGRIAGGLTWLVRPRTLVAVGLLAVPATLVFWWFERHTHGVRRPRAAELPGRRTAVLTRAAAAFGIGYATLGVFGFALTRFGGVAADADLLGLRLDPIQSLVHLLLGVFLLHTIRIGAGAATGTWLATALACAPSLLFADGGGTSQLLGVTLHAATAGFALLAAAGTLLPGRRPANAAS, from the coding sequence ATGCCAGCCCCGCTCGAGCCGTCGCGTGTCCGCCGACCCTGGTCGACGTCCGGCTGGTTGCTGCTGGTCCTGCTCGTGGTCTTCGCGTTCGGGCTGATCGCCTCGCGCCCGCCGTCGCCGCCGGACCAGGGCCCGCCGACCGGGGACGTGCTGGCCGCGCAGAACGCCATCGAGGCGCTCGTCCACCCCGGCCCGCACCCCGACGCGCTCGCGCTGCTGCCCAAGGACTTCACCGCGCTCAGCGGCGTCGCGCCGGGCGCGCTGCCCGCGCGTGACGGCACCGTCCGTGCCGTGCACGTCGACGGCGGCTGCTCGACGCCGTGGGGCGACGACAACACCAAGTGGGACTACGCCGTGCCGTGCAAGGCGCACGACCTCGGCTACGACCTGCTCCGCTACGCCGACCGCAAGGGCCACCCGCTCGGCCCGGAAATCCGCGAGGCCCTCGACGACCGGCTCTCCTACGACATGCACCACGCCTGCGACCTCAACCCGATGAACTCGGCGGGCACGTGCCGGGTCGTCGCGTCCCTCTACTCCGCCGGCCTGGTCGTCAACTCGTGGCACCAGCGCTGGGGCCCGCCGGTCGGCGACCCGATCGGCGGCATGGTCGCCGGCGTGCTCGTGATCGGCGCCCTGCTGGTGTTCCGGCTGCGCGGCTGGCTGCGCGCCCGCCGTGAACCGCGGCCGCCGTCCCCCGCCGTCGTGCCGGCCGAGGTCAGCCGGTGGGCGCTGCTCGGCGCCGGCGGCGTCGTCCTGCTCCTGCTCGGCGAGTCGGTCACGGCGCTCGCGCACTGGGCCGGGGCACCCGAGACGGCGCTCTGGCCGCTGACCTGGCTCGCCCAGCTCGCCCCGCTGATCTTCTTCGCCGGCGGCCACGCCAACGCCGCCGGCTGGCGCGCCGAGCAGGACGCGGGCGGCGGCTACCGCCACTTCCTGGCCGAACGCGCCAGCCCGCTGCTGCGGCCGGCCCTCATCTTCGCCGTCGTCGCGCTGCTGACGCCGCTGGCGCTCGAACTGCTCGGCATCCCGGCGGGGACCACCGCGACCGTCATGCGGATCGCGCTGCACCCGCTGTGGCTGCTCGGGGTCTACCTGCTGACGATCGTCTGCGCGCCCCCGCTGCTGGCCCTGCACCGGCGGGCACCCGTCGCCGCGGCCGCAGGGCTGCTCGCGCTGGTCGTCGCCGGCGAAGCGGCCGCCGGCGCCACCGGCTCGCCACTGCCTCGCTACGCGGCGACGTTCGCTCTCGCCCTCCTCGCCCAGCAACTCGCCTTCGCGCACGCAGCCGGCGTACGCCCATCACGACGTCTGTTCGCCTTCGCGGCGGCTGCCGGTGTCGCGGGCCTGGCCGTGGCCAGCGTCCTACGAGGTGGGCCGCCTGTCCTGCTCGGCAGCCCGGGCGCCCCGGCGGCGCTCTCGGCTCCCGTGTGGGGCGTGCTGCTGCTCGGCCTGGCGGAGCTGGGCGTGCTCGGGCTCCTCGCCCGGCCGCTGGGCCGGCTCGGCGACCGGCGCCGGGTCGCCGCCGCCTGCCGGTTCGTCCTGCGTGCGCCGATGAGCCTCTACCTGGCCTTCCTCGCCGGGATGCTGCTGCTCGTCGCCGTCGTCCACATCCCCGGCCGGATCGCCGGCGGCCTGACCTGGCTGGTCCGGCCCCGCACGCTGGTCGCGGTCGGCCTGCTCGCGGTGCCCGCGACCCTGGTCTTCTGGTGGTTCGAGCGGCACACCCACGGCGTCCGGCGGCCCCGCGCGGCCGAGCTGCCCGGCCGCCGCACGGCGGTGCTGACCCGGGCCGCCGCCGCGTTCGGCATCGGTTACGCCACGCTCGGGGTGTTCGGCTTCGCGCTCACCCGCTTCGGCGGGGTGGCCGCCGACGCCGACCTGCTGGGCCTGCGGCTCGACCCGATCCAGAGCCTGGTGCACCTGCTGCTCGGGGTGTTCCTGCTGCACACGATCCGGATCGGCGCGGGCGCGGCGACCGGCACCTGGCTCGCGACGGCGCTGGCCTGCGCCCCTTCCCTGCTCTTCGCCGACGGCGGCGGCACGTCCCAGCTGCTCGGCGTCACGCTGCACGCGGCGACGGCCGGGTTCGCCCTGCTCGCGGCCGCCGGCACGCTGCTGCCGGGCCGCCGTCCGGCGAACGCGGCGTCCTGA
- a CDS encoding sensor domain-containing diguanylate cyclase yields MHPGPDGAAGTPDEPGASRPTQRETAAEQGVTTNGSATTNGGPLATARIRHAYWPRNWALWRRRPPQVAFMLAAEAVAIAILVVAFTRSPIPSGNDWINFALLAAGATVHIQLTQRQEERRRNRTKTVLIDLTAVWTFSAAMILPVPLTLSVIAVIRLQHWFIARRPAHNFIFSSITHGLAGTLAHLTYTALGPHLLGPPDWGGFLREFGTIVVTGTIYEAIQIVYVGGVLLLGSPAGRTVRNVLGSPADNMLEAITIGLGAVTAILLAAVPPMVAVMAVVTVVFNRLAELDQLQNDVRTDPKTGILNMRGWSESAERALQRTARSGDQLALLMVDLDHFKWINDTYGHPAGDDVLRTVAQTLDEVTRPSDLVGRFGGEEFLVLLPDIGEEATWEAAERIRVAIAKLHIVTTDKRGDPATIADRTTSIGVARHPRHGDTLERLLQSADAAVYLAKENGRDQVCFAPDTPGGGLPPAPES; encoded by the coding sequence TTGCATCCAGGACCGGACGGTGCCGCCGGCACGCCGGACGAGCCCGGCGCGTCGCGGCCGACGCAGCGGGAAACCGCGGCGGAACAGGGCGTGACCACGAACGGGTCCGCGACCACGAACGGTGGCCCGCTCGCGACGGCCCGGATCCGCCATGCGTACTGGCCACGCAACTGGGCGCTGTGGCGCCGCCGTCCGCCGCAGGTCGCATTCATGCTCGCGGCGGAAGCCGTCGCGATCGCGATTCTCGTGGTCGCGTTCACGCGCTCACCGATTCCGTCCGGAAACGACTGGATCAATTTCGCGCTGCTGGCGGCGGGCGCCACGGTGCACATTCAGCTGACGCAACGTCAGGAAGAGCGGCGGCGGAACCGGACCAAAACGGTGCTGATCGACCTCACCGCCGTCTGGACGTTTTCCGCGGCGATGATCCTGCCGGTGCCGCTGACCCTTTCGGTCATCGCCGTCATCCGGTTGCAGCACTGGTTCATCGCGCGCCGCCCGGCCCACAACTTCATTTTCTCCTCGATCACCCACGGCCTCGCCGGCACGCTCGCGCACCTCACCTACACGGCGCTCGGGCCGCACCTGCTGGGGCCGCCGGACTGGGGCGGCTTCCTGCGCGAATTCGGCACGATCGTCGTGACCGGGACCATCTACGAGGCGATCCAGATCGTGTACGTGGGCGGGGTGCTGCTGCTGGGATCCCCCGCCGGGCGCACGGTTCGTAACGTGCTCGGCAGCCCGGCCGACAACATGCTCGAAGCGATCACCATCGGCCTGGGCGCGGTGACCGCGATCCTGCTCGCCGCCGTGCCGCCGATGGTGGCGGTGATGGCCGTGGTCACGGTGGTGTTCAATCGCCTCGCCGAACTCGACCAGCTCCAGAACGACGTCCGGACCGACCCGAAAACCGGGATTCTCAACATGCGCGGCTGGTCGGAGTCGGCGGAGCGGGCACTCCAACGGACCGCCCGATCGGGTGATCAACTGGCGCTGCTGATGGTCGATCTCGACCACTTCAAGTGGATTAACGACACCTATGGACATCCGGCGGGCGACGACGTGCTCCGCACGGTTGCGCAAACCCTCGACGAAGTGACGAGACCGAGCGACTTGGTCGGCCGATTCGGCGGCGAGGAATTCCTCGTTCTGCTGCCGGACATCGGCGAAGAGGCAACGTGGGAGGCGGCCGAGCGCATACGTGTTGCGATTGCCAAGTTGCATATCGTGACAACGGACAAACGTGGCGACCCGGCCACGATCGCCGACCGCACGACTTCGATCGGGGTGGCCCGCCACCCGCGCCACGGAGACACGTTGGAGCGCCTGCTCCAATCAGCGGACGCGGCGGTGTACCTGGCGAAGGAGAACGGCCGCGACCAGGTGTGCTTCGCCCCGGACACCCCGGGCGGCGGACTGCCCCCGGCGCCCGAATCGTGA
- a CDS encoding MFS transporter, giving the protein MTTRATPRFRAVLANREFRALWFAETQSMLGDQLTIVALAILIFDRTGSPLLAAVVYSLTFLPALAGGLGLAQLADRFPRRAVLATGSLAQAVLIGLMAVPGMPMGWLFVLFVFARLANAPCNAAQNALGREIFADDDVYLQSQDLRGITNNTAMLAGLAVGGVLVTGIGTSWALAIDALTFLVAAVAVRLLVLRRPAAGDGSAPWFGAVRQVFGDERLRVLLYLSWLVGLAVIPEGLAAPLAAQLGAGDQAVGWLLAADPLGFVAGTFVLSRFVSTEHRRRLLGVLAALPLAALAAFALRPNLAVALVLLALAGATGAYVITVSATFITWVPNGIRGSAGGLYRTGLRVAQGVGVGIGGLVAQWLGSADATIALAGAVGLLLAVPVAVSWRRVGGAEPEPQLS; this is encoded by the coding sequence GTGACGACGCGCGCGACGCCCCGGTTCCGAGCCGTCCTGGCCAACCGCGAATTCCGCGCGCTCTGGTTCGCCGAGACGCAGTCGATGCTCGGCGACCAGCTGACCATCGTCGCGCTGGCCATCCTGATCTTCGACCGGACCGGGTCGCCGCTGCTGGCGGCCGTCGTCTATTCGCTGACGTTCCTGCCCGCGCTGGCCGGCGGGCTCGGGCTGGCGCAGCTCGCGGACCGCTTCCCGCGGCGCGCGGTGCTGGCGACGGGCTCGCTCGCGCAGGCCGTGCTGATCGGGCTGATGGCCGTGCCCGGGATGCCGATGGGCTGGCTGTTCGTCCTCTTCGTCTTCGCGCGGCTGGCGAACGCGCCGTGCAACGCGGCGCAGAACGCGCTCGGCCGCGAGATCTTCGCCGACGACGACGTCTACCTGCAGAGCCAGGACCTGCGCGGGATCACGAACAACACGGCGATGCTGGCCGGGCTCGCCGTGGGCGGCGTGCTGGTGACCGGCATCGGGACGTCGTGGGCGCTGGCGATCGACGCGCTGACGTTCCTGGTCGCCGCCGTCGCCGTGCGGCTGCTGGTGCTGCGGCGGCCGGCGGCCGGGGACGGGAGCGCCCCGTGGTTCGGCGCCGTCCGGCAGGTTTTCGGCGACGAACGGCTGCGGGTGCTGCTCTACCTGTCCTGGCTCGTCGGGCTGGCGGTGATCCCGGAGGGCCTCGCCGCGCCGCTGGCCGCGCAGCTGGGGGCGGGTGACCAGGCGGTCGGCTGGCTGCTGGCGGCCGATCCGCTGGGCTTCGTCGCCGGGACGTTCGTGCTGTCGAGGTTCGTCTCGACGGAGCACCGCCGCCGGCTGCTGGGGGTGCTGGCCGCGCTGCCGCTGGCCGCGCTGGCGGCGTTCGCGCTGCGGCCGAACCTGGCGGTCGCGCTGGTCCTGCTCGCGCTGGCCGGGGCGACCGGCGCGTATGTCATCACGGTGTCGGCCACGTTCATCACGTGGGTGCCCAACGGCATCCGGGGCAGCGCCGGCGGGCTTTACCGGACGGGGCTGCGGGTGGCACAGGGGGTGGGTGTCGGCATCGGCGGGCTGGTCGCCCAGTGGCTCGGTTCCGCGGACGCGACGATCGCGCTCGCGGGAGCGGTGGGACTGCTGCTGGCGGTCCCGGTCGCGGTGTCCTGGCGCCGGGTCGGCGGGGCGGAACCGGAGCCACAGCTGTCATGA
- a CDS encoding SDR family NAD(P)-dependent oxidoreductase, producing the protein MDGLMQGKAVVVTGAGRGLGEAFAVHVARAGGAVVANDIDAELAERTAENIRVHGGRAVASGHNVAEAGEAQEIVDLCVKEFGGIDGLVNNAGLNYEALPWEDDAEQARELIQVNVLGVVNTGLAAIKAMVDAGTGGSIVNISSGASLGQRKLGVYAASKGAVASLTYSWALDLEEAGIRVNAVCPLAHTRMVWKSERSLRACPPDRTPARIAPVVLFLLGDGSHGITGQMIRCNGPQLHVMGQPFLKQPILERPVWDTETVQKAFDEVFAAHLENYGLEKRVPPRLRKWTETTSPRTA; encoded by the coding sequence ATGGACGGGTTGATGCAGGGCAAGGCGGTCGTGGTCACCGGTGCGGGCCGGGGCCTCGGCGAGGCGTTCGCGGTGCACGTCGCGCGGGCGGGCGGGGCGGTCGTGGCCAACGACATCGACGCCGAGCTGGCCGAGCGGACGGCGGAGAACATCCGCGTGCACGGCGGCCGTGCCGTGGCCAGCGGGCACAACGTGGCCGAAGCGGGCGAAGCGCAGGAGATCGTCGACCTGTGCGTCAAGGAGTTCGGCGGCATCGACGGGCTGGTGAACAACGCGGGCCTCAACTACGAGGCACTGCCCTGGGAGGACGACGCCGAGCAGGCGCGCGAGCTGATCCAGGTCAACGTGCTGGGCGTGGTGAACACCGGCCTCGCGGCGATCAAGGCGATGGTCGACGCCGGCACCGGCGGCTCGATCGTCAACATCTCCTCGGGTGCCTCGCTGGGCCAGCGCAAGCTCGGCGTGTACGCGGCGAGCAAGGGCGCGGTCGCGTCGCTGACCTACTCGTGGGCTCTCGACCTCGAGGAGGCCGGGATCCGCGTGAACGCCGTCTGCCCGCTCGCGCACACCCGGATGGTGTGGAAGTCGGAACGCTCGCTGCGCGCGTGCCCGCCGGACCGCACGCCGGCCCGGATCGCGCCGGTCGTGCTGTTCCTGCTCGGCGACGGCTCGCACGGCATCACCGGCCAGATGATCCGGTGCAACGGACCGCAGCTGCACGTCATGGGCCAGCCGTTCCTCAAGCAGCCGATCCTCGAGCGCCCGGTGTGGGACACCGAGACGGTGCAGAAGGCGTTCGACGAGGTCTTCGCCGCCCACCTGGAGAACTACGGCCTGGAGAAGCGAGTTCCGCCGCGGCTGCGCAAGTGGACGGAGACGACCTCGCCCCGGACCGCCTGA